The following proteins are co-located in the Aggregatibacter aphrophilus ATCC 33389 genome:
- the tolA gene encoding cell envelope integrity protein TolA: protein MQNKRQKGDANAVVISIIMHVALFGLLILSSLYHNIDIMGGGEGDDGEVIGAVMVDTGSAAQEWGRIQQQKKGQAEKQKKQALEDKKREEQKQEEQKQQEALKEKQRQEEIARQKELEQQKEQEKQKLLAEQKKQQEEKARLEALEKQKQAEEAKAKQAAEAAKLKAEAEAKRLAAAAKQAEEEAKAKAAAIEKAKQEAKAKADAEAKAKAEADAKAKAEADAKAKADAKAKADAEAKAKADAEAKAKADAKAKADAKAKADAKAKAEADAKAKADAQRKADQNALDDFFNGGDVGGGSATQGGNANKTGSQGYGASMGAGDGGKTGSAYAGVIYSSVKPYFRGDTRFIGKVCDIRMELASDGTILSYAKKSGPNDLCAAALNAIEQTKKMRRAPTPEEYEMFKSFTLGFDPRKVR from the coding sequence GTGCAGAATAAGCGACAAAAAGGTGATGCTAATGCAGTTGTGATTTCGATCATAATGCACGTGGCTTTGTTTGGGTTATTAATCTTGAGTTCGCTCTATCATAATATTGATATTATGGGAGGCGGTGAAGGTGATGACGGCGAAGTGATTGGTGCGGTAATGGTTGATACCGGTTCAGCAGCGCAAGAATGGGGCCGAATTCAACAGCAGAAAAAAGGTCAAGCCGAAAAGCAGAAAAAACAAGCGTTGGAAGATAAAAAACGGGAAGAACAAAAGCAGGAAGAACAAAAACAACAAGAAGCTCTAAAAGAGAAACAGCGCCAAGAAGAAATTGCTCGACAAAAAGAATTAGAGCAACAGAAAGAACAGGAAAAACAAAAACTGTTAGCTGAACAGAAAAAACAACAGGAAGAAAAAGCTCGCTTAGAAGCTCTCGAGAAACAAAAACAGGCAGAGGAAGCCAAGGCTAAACAAGCTGCTGAGGCTGCTAAATTAAAAGCAGAAGCTGAAGCAAAACGTTTGGCTGCAGCAGCTAAACAGGCGGAAGAAGAAGCCAAAGCGAAAGCTGCGGCCATTGAGAAAGCAAAACAAGAAGCTAAGGCAAAAGCTGATGCGGAGGCCAAGGCAAAAGCAGAGGCTGACGCCAAAGCGAAAGCAGAAGCCGATGCAAAAGCAAAAGCGGATGCGAAGGCCAAAGCTGATGCAGAGGCTAAAGCAAAAGCGGATGCAGAAGCGAAAGCTAAGGCTGATGCGAAAGCAAAAGCGGATGCGAAGGCGAAAGCTGACGCGAAAGCCAAAGCGGAGGCAGACGCGAAGGCTAAAGCTGATGCTCAACGTAAAGCAGATCAAAATGCATTGGATGATTTCTTTAATGGTGGCGATGTCGGTGGCGGTAGTGCAACACAAGGTGGAAATGCTAATAAAACAGGAAGTCAAGGCTACGGAGCTTCCATGGGTGCGGGGGATGGTGGTAAAACAGGCTCGGCTTATGCCGGCGTGATTTATTCTTCTGTCAAACCGTATTTCCGAGGAGACACTCGTTTCATCGGTAAAGTTTGCGATATTAGAATGGAACTTGCTAGCGACGGGACCATTTTGTCTTATGCGAAAAAATCCGGCCCAAATGATTTATGTGCCGCTGCATTGAATGCAATTGAGCAAACAAAGAAAATGCGCAGAGCACCAACACCGGAAGAATATGAAATGTTTAAAAGTTTTACTTTAGGTTTTGACCCAAGAAAAGTGCGGTAG
- the tolR gene encoding colicin uptake protein TolR, with product MSYRRQRRDMKSEINIVPFLDVLLVLVLIFMATAPIISQSVEVELPDAVQSQNISTEDKTPVILEVSGVGQYAISIGGNRTENLTEDMVTQLSKQEFDKDNNTMFLVGGAKEVPYEEVIKALNLLHLAGIKSVGLMTNPI from the coding sequence ATGTCTTATCGTCGCCAGCGTCGTGATATGAAATCTGAAATCAATATTGTTCCATTTTTGGATGTGCTTTTGGTATTGGTTTTAATTTTTATGGCTACTGCGCCTATTATCAGTCAAAGTGTAGAAGTTGAACTGCCTGATGCAGTGCAAAGTCAAAACATTTCTACCGAAGACAAAACACCGGTTATTTTAGAAGTGTCGGGTGTTGGTCAATATGCCATTTCAATTGGTGGAAATCGTACGGAAAATTTAACTGAAGATATGGTTACCCAATTATCAAAACAAGAGTTTGATAAAGATAACAATACAATGTTCTTAGTTGGCGGTGCCAAAGAAGTACCTTATGAAGAAGTAATTAAAGCACTTAATTTACTTCATCTCGCCGGAATTAAGTCAGTTGGATTAATGACGAATCCAATTTAA
- the tolQ gene encoding protein TolQ — translation MTAELNFLDLFLKASIVVQLVILILIIFSITSWAIIIQRSRVLTKALKESMAFEDRFWSGEDLNKLYEGLSNRRDGLSGSEQIFYVGFKEFSRLKQANPDAPEAIIKGSTRAMNLSMNREIEDIETRVPFLATVASISPYIGLFGTVWGIMHAFMSLSGAKQATLQMVAPGIAEALIATAIGLFAAIPAVMAYNRLSLRVNKLEQNYGNFIDEFTTILHRQVFGKNHHN, via the coding sequence ATGACTGCAGAATTAAACTTTTTAGATTTGTTTCTAAAAGCCAGTATCGTTGTTCAATTGGTGATTTTAATTTTAATTATTTTTTCAATCACATCTTGGGCAATCATTATCCAACGTAGCCGTGTGTTGACTAAAGCATTAAAAGAATCAATGGCGTTTGAAGATCGCTTTTGGTCCGGTGAGGATTTAAATAAATTGTACGAAGGCTTATCTAACCGCCGCGATGGTTTAAGCGGTAGTGAACAGATTTTCTATGTCGGTTTCAAAGAATTTTCCCGTTTGAAACAAGCCAATCCTGATGCGCCGGAAGCGATTATTAAAGGTAGCACCCGTGCGATGAATCTTTCCATGAACCGTGAAATTGAAGATATTGAAACCCGTGTTCCGTTCTTGGCGACCGTGGCTTCCATTAGTCCTTATATTGGCTTATTCGGCACCGTATGGGGGATCATGCATGCATTTATGTCGTTAAGTGGCGCGAAACAAGCAACATTACAAATGGTGGCACCGGGTATCGCCGAAGCGTTGATTGCAACCGCAATTGGTTTGTTCGCAGCGATTCCTGCTGTAATGGCTTATAACCGTTTAAGTTTACGGGTGAATAAACTTGAACAAAATTACGGTAATTTTATTGATGAATTTACGACCATCTTGCATCGTCAAGTATTCGGTAAAAATCATCATAACTAA
- the ybgC gene encoding tol-pal system-associated acyl-CoA thioesterase, with translation MEQHVFHYSARVYYEDTDAGGVVYHARYLHFLERARTEYLRTFNFSQQELLKEEKGAFVVKSMHIDYRIPAKLDDLLHIETIVTEIKGASIIFSQTINRDELTLCQATVKVAYVDLGKMKPVAIPKVIKTTLVS, from the coding sequence TTGGAACAGCATGTTTTTCATTATTCTGCCCGTGTTTATTATGAAGATACGGATGCGGGCGGAGTAGTTTACCACGCACGCTATTTGCATTTTTTAGAGCGTGCTAGAACGGAATATTTAAGAACATTTAATTTTTCCCAACAGGAATTGTTAAAGGAAGAAAAAGGGGCTTTTGTGGTGAAATCTATGCATATTGATTACCGCATTCCGGCCAAATTGGATGATTTATTACATATTGAAACCATTGTTACGGAAATAAAAGGTGCCTCGATTATTTTCTCCCAAACAATTAATCGGGATGAATTAACGTTATGTCAGGCTACCGTGAAGGTAGCCTATGTTGATCTTGGAAAAATGAAACCTGTTGCAATTCCAAAGGTAATCAAGACAACCCTTGTCAGTTAA
- the ybgE gene encoding cyd operon protein YbgE, with protein MINSLYQLTNKGSLRTLSFILALTLTIFFFFNVNQFATQLRAVEFYYVFALIWGTVVLWIHGIGFEIRTMIWRTIFMPWVGYVAGIISLFNNLLT; from the coding sequence ATGATTAACTCACTATACCAATTAACAAATAAGGGTTCGTTACGAACCCTTTCATTTATTTTGGCTCTAACGTTAACAATTTTTTTCTTTTTTAACGTAAATCAGTTTGCAACCCAATTAAGAGCGGTAGAATTTTATTATGTTTTTGCACTAATTTGGGGAACTGTTGTCTTATGGATTCATGGTATTGGTTTTGAGATCCGTACTATGATTTGGCGAACCATTTTTATGCCATGGGTAGGTTATGTTGCTGGCATAATTAGTTTGTTTAATAACCTATTGACTTAA
- a CDS encoding CydX/CbdX family cytochrome bd oxidase small subunit: MFYVVWVLGVLLAIMLSVVVTISIEKTGKFDE, encoded by the coding sequence ATGTTTTATGTAGTCTGGGTATTGGGTGTTTTGTTAGCAATTATGCTAAGTGTAGTTGTCACTATCAGCATCGAAAAAACAGGAAAATTTGACGAGTAG
- the cydB gene encoding cytochrome d ubiquinol oxidase subunit II, giving the protein MFDYEFLRFVWWILVCVLLIGFVVTDGFDMGVLNLLPFTGKKEVEKRIMINTIAPHWDGNQVWLLTAGGAMFAAWPTVYATSFSGFFIAMILVLAALFFRPVGFEYRAKIDSPTWRKAWDFGLFIGGFVPSLVFGVAFGNLLQGVPFEFNELQQPQYTGTFFELLNPFALLCGVISFTMLTTHGANWLQMKTTAELRERARTISQVGAFATLIMFVFAGVWLFFKDGFVVTSVIDHNAPSNPIGKEVAVQAGAWFNNYKEMPILWLFPVLAVGSALLNIVFSKANRCGFAFLFSALTMAGVILTATIAMFPFVLPSISNPGMSLLMWDATSSKLTLTLMFFLALFFVVILLSYTIWAYYKMFGRIDSSFIEENKNSLY; this is encoded by the coding sequence ATGTTTGATTATGAATTTCTACGTTTTGTATGGTGGATCCTAGTTTGCGTATTGCTTATTGGATTTGTCGTTACCGATGGTTTTGATATGGGTGTTTTAAACTTATTACCATTTACTGGTAAAAAAGAAGTGGAAAAACGCATTATGATCAATACTATCGCTCCACATTGGGATGGTAACCAGGTTTGGTTGCTTACTGCTGGCGGTGCGATGTTTGCTGCATGGCCGACGGTTTATGCAACATCATTCTCCGGCTTTTTCATCGCAATGATTTTAGTCTTGGCTGCATTATTCTTCCGCCCGGTGGGGTTTGAATATCGCGCTAAAATTGATAGCCCAACTTGGCGTAAAGCTTGGGATTTTGGGTTATTTATCGGTGGGTTTGTACCGTCCTTAGTTTTCGGTGTGGCATTTGGTAATTTGTTGCAAGGTGTTCCGTTTGAGTTTAATGAGTTACAGCAACCGCAATATACCGGTACATTCTTTGAATTATTAAATCCGTTTGCCTTACTTTGTGGTGTTATCAGCTTTACTATGTTAACAACGCATGGTGCTAACTGGTTACAAATGAAGACTACAGCGGAGTTACGTGAACGTGCGCGTACGATTTCTCAAGTAGGAGCATTTGCGACATTAATCATGTTTGTTTTTGCCGGTGTGTGGCTATTTTTCAAAGATGGTTTTGTAGTGACCAGTGTTATTGATCATAACGCCCCATCTAACCCAATTGGTAAAGAAGTGGCTGTGCAAGCCGGCGCATGGTTTAACAATTATAAAGAAATGCCAATTTTATGGTTATTCCCTGTGTTAGCAGTAGGCAGTGCTTTACTTAATATTGTCTTTTCTAAAGCGAATCGTTGTGGTTTTGCCTTCTTGTTCTCTGCATTAACTATGGCAGGTGTTATTTTAACGGCAACTATTGCAATGTTCCCATTTGTCTTGCCTTCAATTTCCAATCCGGGAATGAGTTTGTTAATGTGGGACGCTACATCAAGTAAATTAACCTTAACCTTGATGTTCTTCTTAGCATTATTCTTTGTAGTGATTTTGCTTTCTTACACAATTTGGGCTTACTATAAAATGTTTGGTCGAATTGATAGTAGCTTCATCGAAGAAAACAAAAACTCATTATATTAA
- a CDS encoding cytochrome ubiquinol oxidase subunit I — protein sequence MLDVVELSRLQFALTALYHFIFVPLTLGMTFLLVIMETLYVVTNKEVYKDMTKFWGKLFGINFALGVTTGVTMEFEFGTNWSYYSHYVGDIFGAPLAIEALLAFFLESTFVGLFFFGWDRLSKGKHLLATYCVAFGSNLSAMWILVANGWMQSPVGSEFNFETMRMEMTSFMDLWLNPIAQSKFLHTLSAGYVSAAFFVLAISSYYLLKGRDIGFAKRSFSVASTFGIISVVSVLIVGDESGYEIGYAQPTKLAAMEGEWHTQPAPAAWNMIIVANQAEQKNDFSLQIPYVAGIIVTRSFDKQFSGLIDLQERNLERVRSGIQAYALLQQLRAEKKANGQASEETKAKFDKVQKDLGFGLLLKRYTDNVVDATEEQIKQAAADTIPKVAPTFWSFRVMMATGGAILLLMLLAFVQNVRKTVGSRPLLLKALLWGLPLPWIGIECGWFLAEYGRQPWAIYEVLPVGVSASKLAPGDLWFSIGLICALYTLFLVVEMYLTFKYGRLGPSALKTGRYYFEQSSK from the coding sequence ATGTTAGACGTTGTTGAACTCTCAAGACTGCAGTTTGCTTTAACTGCATTATATCACTTCATATTTGTGCCATTAACGTTAGGGATGACTTTTCTGTTGGTTATCATGGAAACACTTTATGTCGTCACAAATAAAGAAGTTTATAAAGATATGACCAAATTCTGGGGTAAGTTATTTGGTATTAACTTTGCGCTGGGCGTAACCACCGGCGTTACAATGGAATTTGAATTCGGCACTAACTGGTCATATTATTCTCATTATGTGGGAGATATTTTCGGCGCACCTCTTGCCATTGAAGCGTTGTTAGCCTTTTTTTTGGAATCTACTTTTGTCGGTCTTTTCTTTTTTGGATGGGATCGTTTAAGTAAAGGTAAACACCTTTTGGCAACTTACTGTGTTGCATTCGGTTCAAATCTTTCCGCCATGTGGATTCTAGTGGCAAACGGCTGGATGCAGTCTCCGGTCGGTTCCGAATTTAACTTTGAAACCATGCGGATGGAAATGACCAGTTTCATGGATTTGTGGTTAAATCCGATTGCGCAAAGTAAATTCTTACATACTTTATCCGCCGGTTATGTTTCCGCTGCATTCTTTGTATTAGCAATCAGCTCCTACTATTTACTGAAAGGTCGCGATATTGGTTTTGCCAAACGTTCCTTCTCTGTTGCTTCTACTTTCGGTATTATCTCTGTGGTTTCTGTGTTAATCGTGGGGGACGAATCCGGTTATGAAATCGGCTACGCACAGCCGACTAAGTTGGCTGCGATGGAAGGCGAATGGCATACCCAGCCAGCTCCGGCTGCCTGGAATATGATTATTGTTGCAAATCAAGCAGAGCAGAAAAATGATTTCTCCTTGCAAATTCCATATGTAGCAGGGATTATTGTTACCCGTTCATTTGACAAACAATTCAGTGGTTTGATCGATTTGCAAGAACGTAATCTTGAACGTGTGCGTAGTGGTATCCAAGCCTATGCCTTATTGCAACAACTGAGAGCGGAGAAAAAGGCAAACGGTCAGGCAAGTGAAGAAACAAAAGCGAAATTTGATAAAGTACAAAAAGATTTAGGTTTCGGCTTATTGCTAAAACGTTATACCGATAACGTGGTTGATGCTACTGAAGAACAAATTAAACAGGCAGCAGCAGATACAATTCCTAAAGTAGCACCGACATTCTGGTCTTTCCGTGTGATGATGGCTACCGGTGGTGCGATTTTACTGCTAATGTTGCTTGCCTTTGTACAGAATGTTCGTAAAACCGTAGGCAGTCGTCCGTTATTATTAAAAGCATTATTGTGGGGGTTGCCACTGCCGTGGATTGGTATTGAGTGCGGTTGGTTTTTGGCGGAATATGGTCGTCAGCCTTGGGCGATTTATGAAGTATTGCCGGTAGGTGTTTCTGCTTCCAAGCTTGCGCCGGGCGATTTGTGGTTCTCTATCGGTTTGATTTGTGCGTTATATACCTTATTCCTCGTCGTAGAAATGTACTTAACGTTTAAATACGGAAGATTGGGTCCAAGTGCATTAAAAACCGGCCGTTATTATTTCGAACAATCCTCTAAATAG
- a CDS encoding DUF5339 domain-containing protein, translated as MVGATETVKEKNIKTAVEMPKQCKDLFSETENLIAEAEKQPGTHPQVNKIRSKLNQSKKQILEMELATQIKSCDVALAKLNSMKQQQQQTQ; from the coding sequence ATGGTCGGCGCCACAGAAACCGTCAAAGAAAAAAACATAAAAACAGCGGTTGAAATGCCAAAGCAATGTAAAGATTTATTTAGCGAAACTGAAAATTTGATTGCCGAAGCAGAAAAACAGCCTGGCACACATCCCCAAGTTAATAAAATCAGAAGCAAGCTTAACCAAAGCAAAAAGCAAATCCTAGAAATGGAATTAGCAACACAGATTAAAAGCTGTGATGTTGCGTTAGCTAAATTGAATAGTATGAAACAACAGCAACAACAAACGCAATAA
- the ruvB gene encoding Holliday junction branch migration DNA helicase RuvB, whose protein sequence is MIEADRIISATAKLDEDVIDRAIRPKLLADYVGQPQVCEQMEIFIKAAKLRQDALDHLLIFGPPGLGKTTLANIVANEMGVNIRTTSGPVLEKAGDLAAMLTNLEPHDVLFIDEIHRLSPAIEEVLYPAMEDYQLDIMIGEGPAARSIKLDLPPFTLIGATTRAGSLTSPLRDRFGIVQRLEFYSVSDLTSIVYRSAVCLQLKIDDAAAYEIARRSRGTPRIANRLLRRVRDYADVRNNGMITEEIAKAALAMLDIDDAGFDYLDRKLLMAVLERFDGGPVGLDNLAAAIGEERDTIEDVLEPYLIQQGFLQRTPRGRIATLTTYRHFGVEKIT, encoded by the coding sequence ATGATTGAAGCAGATAGAATTATCAGTGCCACCGCGAAATTAGATGAAGATGTCATTGATCGTGCCATTCGTCCAAAATTGTTGGCAGATTATGTGGGACAGCCACAAGTTTGTGAGCAAATGGAAATTTTTATTAAAGCGGCTAAATTACGCCAAGACGCTCTAGATCATTTATTAATTTTTGGGCCGCCAGGGCTCGGAAAAACCACATTAGCCAATATTGTCGCCAATGAAATGGGGGTCAATATTCGTACAACCTCAGGCCCAGTATTGGAAAAGGCGGGTGACTTAGCAGCAATGTTAACAAATCTTGAGCCACATGATGTGTTATTTATTGATGAAATTCATCGTCTTTCACCGGCGATCGAAGAGGTTCTTTACCCAGCTATGGAAGACTATCAATTGGACATTATGATTGGTGAAGGTCCAGCTGCCCGTTCGATTAAGCTAGATTTGCCGCCCTTTACATTAATCGGTGCAACAACCCGCGCAGGTTCTTTAACATCGCCGCTACGTGATCGTTTTGGTATTGTGCAGCGTTTAGAGTTTTATTCTGTGTCGGATTTAACCTCAATTGTGTATAGAAGTGCGGTCTGTTTACAGCTTAAAATTGATGATGCCGCCGCTTACGAAATTGCCCGCCGCTCTCGTGGCACGCCGCGTATTGCTAATCGGTTACTACGCCGCGTGCGAGATTATGCTGATGTACGTAACAATGGCATGATTACAGAAGAAATTGCCAAAGCGGCATTAGCAATGTTGGATATTGATGACGCAGGGTTTGATTATTTGGATAGAAAATTATTGATGGCTGTGTTAGAGCGCTTTGATGGTGGGCCGGTTGGGTTGGATAACTTGGCTGCAGCGATTGGTGAAGAGAGAGATACTATTGAAGATGTGCTCGAGCCTTATTTAATTCAGCAAGGCTTTTTGCAACGAACACCAAGAGGGCGAATTGCGACACTAACAACATATCGCCATTTTGGTGTTGAAAAGATTACATGA
- the ruvA gene encoding Holliday junction branch migration protein RuvA has translation MIGHLTGILMEKQPPEILLDVQGVGYELLLPMTSFYNLPEVGKQTSLFTHLVVREDAHLLFGFSQKTDRTLFRELIKTNGVGPKLALAILSAMSVDEFAYAIEREELSRLVKIPGIGKKTAERLLVELKGKFKEVKTHDFFVQGDHLPSVNAETVATIEPSNEAVAALIALGYKPLDAEKMVKKVSKPELSSEQLIREALKAAL, from the coding sequence ATGATCGGCCATTTAACCGGCATTTTAATGGAAAAACAACCTCCGGAAATTTTATTGGATGTGCAAGGCGTAGGGTATGAACTTTTATTGCCTATGACCAGTTTCTACAACTTGCCGGAGGTGGGCAAGCAAACCAGTTTATTTACGCATTTGGTGGTGCGAGAAGACGCCCATTTGCTTTTTGGATTTTCGCAAAAAACCGACCGCACTTTATTTCGTGAACTCATCAAAACCAATGGCGTGGGGCCGAAGCTGGCGTTGGCGATTTTGTCCGCGATGTCAGTGGATGAGTTTGCCTATGCCATTGAGCGCGAGGAATTATCCCGTTTAGTTAAAATTCCGGGGATTGGTAAGAAAACGGCAGAACGCTTGTTGGTTGAATTAAAAGGTAAATTTAAAGAAGTGAAAACCCATGATTTCTTTGTACAGGGCGACCACTTGCCAAGTGTTAATGCTGAAACCGTAGCGACAATTGAACCTTCAAATGAAGCAGTAGCTGCATTGATAGCCTTGGGTTATAAACCATTGGATGCTGAAAAGATGGTGAAAAAAGTCTCCAAACCGGAGCTTTCCAGTGAGCAATTAATTCGCGAAGCATTGAAAGCAGCATTGTAA
- the ruvC gene encoding crossover junction endodeoxyribonuclease RuvC: MTIILGIDPGSRVTGYGVIRQHGRQLEYLGSGAIRTQVDDLPTRLKRIYAGVTEIITQFQPDMFVIEQVFMAKNADSALKLGQARGTAIVAAVNHDLPVFEYAARLIKQTVVGIGSADKIQVQDMVMRILNLSDKPQADAADALAIAITHAHSIQHSFHVAGAVNQHKTQEKVTALLRTRYSRGRFRLKI; this comes from the coding sequence ATGACGATTATTTTAGGTATTGATCCTGGTTCGCGCGTGACAGGATATGGAGTGATTCGACAACATGGCCGCCAATTGGAATATTTAGGCAGCGGCGCTATTCGCACTCAAGTGGATGATTTACCAACCCGTTTAAAGCGTATTTATGCGGGGGTGACGGAAATTATTACGCAATTTCAGCCGGATATGTTTGTCATTGAACAGGTATTTATGGCAAAAAATGCCGATTCTGCCTTGAAACTGGGGCAGGCGCGAGGTACTGCTATTGTTGCGGCGGTAAATCATGATTTGCCGGTATTTGAATATGCTGCGCGTTTAATTAAACAAACTGTCGTAGGAATTGGCTCGGCAGATAAAATTCAAGTACAGGATATGGTGATGCGTATTCTCAACCTTTCCGATAAACCACAGGCAGATGCCGCAGATGCTTTGGCCATTGCCATTACGCACGCCCATTCCATACAACATTCTTTCCATGTCGCCGGTGCGGTAAATCAGCACAAAACGCAAGAAAAAGTGACCGCACTTTTGCGTACTAGATATAGCCGAGGGCGATTTCGATTAAAAATTTAA